From Clarias gariepinus isolate MV-2021 ecotype Netherlands chromosome 2, CGAR_prim_01v2, whole genome shotgun sequence, one genomic window encodes:
- the LOC128509381 gene encoding uncharacterized protein LOC128509381 isoform X2: MTVIDNQSGEIRTNEGAVSHISDDQSNSLFSYLTGVVYDYDCCQKYIDRAWPGASFICSVNMEAPRQVQQQLPARGRGGRRRGGVRMRGGIGGRGRGARRHYDVPDEIRATLIDHVINHRLTMAEAGLRVQPNVPWSTVSSIIQTFRRENRIGRQPQVGGRRKLLNEQQEREICNMVIANNAIKLRQIRNAILLDNVMFQNINSISISTKDRVLKKHQMTMKQIYRVPFERNSDRVKELRYQYVHRIMALEGNETPHILVFVDEAGFNLAKG, from the exons ATGACAGTAATTGACAATCAATCAGGTGAAATTAGAACTAACGAAGGAGCAGTTTCCCACATCTCAGATGACCAATCAAACAGTTTGTTTAGTTACCTGACAGGTGTTGTCTATGATTATGACTGCTGCCAAAAGTATATAGACAGAGCTTGGCCCGGGGCCAGTTTCATTTGCAGTGTGAACATGGAAGCACCTCGCCAAGTACAACAGCAACTTCCTGctcgaggaagaggaggaagaagaagaggaggagtgAGAATGCGTGGTGGAATAGGGGGAAGAGGCCGAGGAGCACGGAGGCACTATGATGTCCCAGATGAAATCCGGGCCACCCTTATTGACCACGTTATAAACCATCGCCTCACAATGGCAGAGGCAGGTCTCCGAGTGCAGCCTAATGTGCCTTGGTCTACAGTCTCCTCCATCATCCAAACCTTTCGCAGGGAAAACAG GATTGGACGACAGCCTCAAGTGGGTGGCAGAAGAAAACTTCTAAATGAACAACAAGAACGAGAAATATGCAACATGGTCATTGCAAATAATGCCATCAAACTGAGACAGATTCGTAATGCAATCCTTCTAGACAATGTAATGTTCCAAAATATAAACTCTATCAGCATCTCCACTAAAGACCGGGTATTGAAGAAACATCAGATGACCATGAAACAGATTTACAGGGTACCATTTGAGAGAAACTCTGACAGAGTGAAAGAGCTGCGGTACCAGTATGTGCAT AGAATAATGGCATTAGAAGGCAACGAAACCCCTCACATCCTAGTGTTCGTTGATGAAGCTGGCTTTAACCTGGCCAAAGGTTGA
- the LOC128509381 gene encoding uncharacterized protein LOC128509381 isoform X1, with amino-acid sequence MTVIDNQSGEIRTNEGAVSHISDDQSNSLFSYLTGVVYDYDCCQKYIDRAWPGASFICSVNMEAPRQVQQQLPARGRGGRRRGGVRMRGGIGGRGRGARRHYDVPDEIRATLIDHVINHRLTMAEAGLRVQPNVPWSTVSSIIQTFRRENRIGRQPQVGGRRKLLNEQQEREICNMVIANNAIKLRQIRNAILLDNVMFQNINSISISTKDRVLKKHQMTMKQIYRVPFERNSDRVKELRYQYVHVSQLLVVYHCNTITVRHGYHFFLFCFILFTFRIQLCVTRAFCLEIVFSFSLPLFTVL; translated from the exons ATGACAGTAATTGACAATCAATCAGGTGAAATTAGAACTAACGAAGGAGCAGTTTCCCACATCTCAGATGACCAATCAAACAGTTTGTTTAGTTACCTGACAGGTGTTGTCTATGATTATGACTGCTGCCAAAAGTATATAGACAGAGCTTGGCCCGGGGCCAGTTTCATTTGCAGTGTGAACATGGAAGCACCTCGCCAAGTACAACAGCAACTTCCTGctcgaggaagaggaggaagaagaagaggaggagtgAGAATGCGTGGTGGAATAGGGGGAAGAGGCCGAGGAGCACGGAGGCACTATGATGTCCCAGATGAAATCCGGGCCACCCTTATTGACCACGTTATAAACCATCGCCTCACAATGGCAGAGGCAGGTCTCCGAGTGCAGCCTAATGTGCCTTGGTCTACAGTCTCCTCCATCATCCAAACCTTTCGCAGGGAAAACAG GATTGGACGACAGCCTCAAGTGGGTGGCAGAAGAAAACTTCTAAATGAACAACAAGAACGAGAAATATGCAACATGGTCATTGCAAATAATGCCATCAAACTGAGACAGATTCGTAATGCAATCCTTCTAGACAATGTAATGTTCCAAAATATAAACTCTATCAGCATCTCCACTAAAGACCGGGTATTGAAGAAACATCAGATGACCATGAAACAGATTTACAGGGTACCATTTGAGAGAAACTCTGACAGAGTGAAAGAGCTGCGGTACCAGTATGTGCATGTAAGTCAACTACTGGTTGTCTATCATTGTAACACTATTACAGTAAGACATGGttaccacttttttttgttttgctttatccTTTTTACCTTCAGAATCCAGCTTTGTGTGACTAGAGCATTTTGCCTAGAAATTGTCTTCAGTTTTTCACTCCCTCTTTTTACAGTACTTTAG